Proteins found in one Zea mays cultivar B73 chromosome 1, Zm-B73-REFERENCE-NAM-5.0, whole genome shotgun sequence genomic segment:
- the LOC100279724 gene encoding Type IV inositol polyphosphate 5-phosphatase 11 (The RefSeq protein has 1 substitution compared to this genomic sequence), with protein MGNCSSSSGFFSLPKRGSKLLKLNNGMVSVDDEGGTHEGIKTIPVQRACEFTTNSVLCVCIVTWNMNSKMSAEDVAKLVSSDRKFDLLVVGLQEAPKPDVSRVLQEALAGTHVLLGQKSMQSLRMLPFGSRSSEKYIREMKVDKHAVGGCGGIIGRKKGAVAMYINFSGIRMVFVSCHLAAHEHKVEKRNAEFQHISQSLFARYGAPTPYAQSADITVWLGDLNYRLQGISSTPARKMIEENRQSKLRGRDQLLQEAEKGQVFSGYCEGTLSFKPTYKYDVGGSVYDTSYKVRVPSWTDRILFKVGQSSGLDAVLSSYESLDCVRSSDHKPVKAHLCLKVRSDGDAD; from the exons ATGGGCaactgcagcagcagcagcggcttCTTCTCTCTTCCGAAACG GGGAAGCAAGCTACTCAAACTCAACAATGGCATGGTCTCGGTCGACGATGAGGGTGGGACTCACGAAGGGATAAAGACCATTCCGGTGCAGAGAGCCTGCGAGTTCACCACGAACTCCGTGCTCTGCGTCTGCATCGTCACTTGGAACATGAACAGCAag ATGTCCGCGGAAGATGTGGCGAAGCTGGTGAGCTCCGACAGGAAGTTCGATCTGCTGGTCGTCGGGCTGCAGGAGGCGCCGAAGCCAGACGTTTCAAGGGTCCTGCAGGAGGCGTTGGCGGGGACACACGT GCTGTTGGGTCAGAAGAGCATGCAGTCTCTCCGGATGCTTCTTTTCGGTTCAAGGAGCTCGGAGAAGTACATCAGAG AGATGAAGGTGGACAAACACGCGGTTGGGGGTTGCGGGGGTATCATCGGGAGGAAGAAAGGAGCGGTGGCCATGTACATCAACTTCAGCGGGATCCGGATGGTCTTCGTGTCCTGCCATCTTGCAG CTCACGAGCACAAGGTGGAGAAGAGGAACGCGGAGTTCCAGCACATCTCGCAGTCGCTCTTCGCCAGGTACGGCGCGCCGACGCCGTACGCGCAGTCTGCCGACATAACGGTGTGGCTGGGCGACCTCAACTACAGGCTCCAAGGGATAAGCTCGACACCGGCGAGGAAGATGATCGAGGAGAACCGCCAGAGC AAGCTAAGAGGCAGAGACCAGCTGCTGCAAGAGGCCGAGAAGGGCCAGGTGTTCAGCGGCTACTGCGAGGGGACGCTGTCGTTTAAGCCCACGTACAAGTACGACGTCGGGGGCAGCGTCTACGACACCAGCTACAAG GTACGAGTGCCTTCGTGGACGGACAGGATACTGTTCAAGGTTGGCCAGTCTTCAGGCCTGGATGCAGTGCTGAGCTCGTACGAATCACTCGACTGTGTCCGGAGCTCCGACCACAAGCCTGTGAAGGCGCATCTCTGTCTCAAAGTACGCAGTGATGGTGATGCTGACTGA
- the LOC100192814 gene encoding Mitochondrial import receptor subunit TOM6 homolog produces the protein MFLGSLPRRPSKEAAYKQLRSHIIIMASCAAVIRATPYILHFLARDGDIQELKLDL, from the coding sequence ATGTTTCTCGGCTCGCTCCCGCGGCGCCCGAGCAAGGAGGCTGCGTACAAGCAGCTGCGGTCGCACATCATCATCATGGCCTCCTGCGCCGCCGTCATCCGCGCCACCCCTTACATCCTCCATTTCCTCGCCCGCGACGGCGACATCCAGGAACTCAAGCTCGATCTGTAG